The DNA sequence AGTATGTTGAAAAGTGGAAAAGTAATTAAATCTGTTGAAAATATTTATTTTATGTGATATAGTATTGTGGATAAATTGACTATTGGAGGGACTTTTGCGAATGGAGGAAATGAATGCTGTAGAAGTGTGGAAAAGAATACTTAAAATTTTAAAATGGAATATTAATGAAACAGATTATAATTCTTGGATGTTAAATGTAAAGCCAATTGATTTAACAGAAGATAAATTAATTCTTGAAGTTGATAATAAATTTATAAAAGATAGAATTGAATCTAAATTTAAAGAGAAAATTATTGAAATATTAAATGAAATTTTAATTTTAAAAGGGTATAAAGATTTAGAGTTTAGAATTAAAGAAAATGAAGATAATAAGCTTTTTTTTCAAAAAGAAGAAGAACCAATAAAGCAAGAAAAAAAAGAATCAAAACAATCTAAACAATATAAAATTCAACAAAATTTATTTAGTAAAGGTTATTATAATCTTAATGATAAATATTTATTTAATAATTTTATTGTTGGAAAAAGTAATGAATTTGCACATGCTGCCTCAGAAGCAGTAGCAAATGCACCAGGAAAAGTATATAATCCTCTTTTTATATATGGAGGAGTTGGGTTAGGAAAAACTCATCTTATGCATGCTATTGGAAACAGTGTACTAAAAAATAATAGTAATAAAAAAGTTTATTATTGTTCTTCTGAACAATTTACTAATGATTTAATAAATTCATTAAAAAATGATAAAATGATGGAATTTAGGAGTAAATACAGAAAATTAGATCTTTTATTAATAGATGATATTCAATTTATCGCAGGTAAAGATAGTACACAAGAAGAATTTTTTCATACTTTTAATGAGTTACACCAAGCAGGAAAACAGATAGTTCTTTCTAGTGATAGACCTCCAAAAGAGATTGATAATGTGGAAAAAAGGCTTGTTTCGCGATTTGAGTGGGGACTTATTGCAGATATACAACAGCCGGATTATGAAACTAGAGTTGCTATTTTAAGTAAAAAAGCTGAAATGGAAAATATTAAAATATCAAAAGAGGTATTAGAATTTATAGCAGAAACAATAAATTCTAATATTAGAGAATTAGAAGGAAATTTAAATAGAATAGTAGCAAAAGCTTCAATTTTAAAAAAAGAGATAAATATAGATTTAGTAAAAGATGTCTTTTATGATGTTGTAAAAAGAAATAATAAAGTAGTTAATAAAGATAAAATAATAAAAGTTGTTTCTGAATATTATGAAATTTCTATTGAGGATATGATATCTTCAAAAAGAAAAAAAGATATTGCTAAATCTAGGCAGGTTGCTATGTATTTGTTAAGAGATATATTAAGTGAATCATTTTCAGCTATTGGTGGTATTTTTGGTGGTAAAGATCATACAACAGTAATGCATAGTGTTAGTAAAATTGAAAAAGATATGAAAGAAAATAAGTATTTTGAAAAAGATATAATGAGTTTAAAAGAGAAAATTTTAAATAACTCAAATTAATTTAAGAGGAGAAAAAAATGGAAATTATTGAAATTTCAACTGAATATATAAAATTAGACCAATTTTTAAAATGGGTAAATATTGTAGGTTCTGGAGTAGAAGCTAAATTTTTAATAAAAGAAGGTCAAGTAAAAGTAAATAAAGAAGTTGAATTAAGAAGAGGAAAAAAATTAAGAGATGAAGATATTATAGAGATAGATAAAAATATTTATAAAATAAAAAGGGTTTAAGAACGTTTAAAAAATAATGTTCTCATTATTTTTTAGCTATTTCTAAGGAGGAACAATTGCAGCTTTTAGATGTTTACTTGTTAAATTTTAGAAATTTAGAAGAAATTAATTTATCTTTTGATAAGGGAATAAATCTTTTTTATGGAGAAAATGGACAAGGAAAAACGAGTTTTATAGAAGCACTTTATTTTAATATTACAGGGAAAAGTTTTAGAACAAAAAACATATCTGAAATAGTAAAATACAGTAAATTAGATTGTGGAATTTTTTTGAATTTTTTGGATATTTATGGAGAAAAAAGTTTAGCTTTAAAATATGAAAAAAAACATAAAAAATACTTTTATAATAAGAAAAAAGTAAATTATGATGAATATATTGGAAAAGTAAATGTAATTTCATTTATACCAGAAGATATTGAACTAATAAATAGTTCTCCCTCAACTAGAAGAACTTATTTTGATTATGAAATATCTCAATCAAATTATAACTACTATTTAGAATTAAAAGAATTAAACAAAATTTTAAAAGTTAGAAATAAATTTTTAAAAGAAAAAAATATAAAAAATGAGATGTATAATATTTATAATGAAAAATTTATAGACATTTCAGCAAAATTATTAATAAAAAGAGAAGATTATATAAAAAAATTATCAATATTACTTAATTTAAATTATAGGAAGCTTTTTAAATCGAGTTCGGAATTAAAGTTGATTTATAAGCCATTTATAGATAATATTGAAAAAAAGAGTTTAGAAGAGATTAAAGAAAAAATAAAAGATAAATCTCTAAAAGTGCAAAAAAAAGAGTTGATTTATGGATATTCTCTTGTGGGACCTCAAAGAGATGAATATGTATTTAATTTAAATGAAAAAGATGCAAAAAAATATTCATCACAGGGAGAAAAAAAATCTATTATATTTTCTCTTAAAATATCTGAAATAGATTTAATTGTGAAAGATAAAAAAGAGTATCCTATATTTTTATTAGATGATGTATCTTCATATTTTGATTTAATGCATAAAGATAGTATTTTAAACTACTTTTTTAATAAAAATATACAAGTATTTATAACCTCAACTGAAAAATTAGATATAAAAGGGAAAAAATTTTTAGTAAAAGAGGGGAAAATTTATGAATAAGCCTGTAAAATTAAAAGAGGTTATTGAGTCAAAAATAAAAAATAATGTTTTTTATAAATTAGAGTTTTTAAAAATTAATTGGGTAGATATTGTAGGAAAAAACTTAGCTAAAAAAAGTTTTCCTCTATTTGTAAAAGAAGATGTTTTAATAATAGGAGTTACAAGTAGTATATGGTCTCAACAAATGTTATTTTTGAAAAATCAGATAATAAAAAATAGTAATTTAAAACTAAATGGAGAATATATAAAAAACATTAGATTTAAAGTTTCTAAATATGAAAAAACTATTAATTATATAGAGAAAAAACAAAAAGTAAAAAGAGAAAAAATTGATTTTAACAATATATCTATACAGCCATTTGAAATCAAACAATTGAAAAAAGCTATAGAATTTATAAAAGATGATGATATAAAAAGACACATATATAAAGTATCTGTTTTAAATAAAAAAAGAGAAAAATATTTATTAGAAAATGGATATAAAAAATGCGAAAAGTGTGGAGAATTATTTGTTGGAGAAGGAAAAATTTGTATTTTGTGTAAAAATGATATTCAAAAAGAAAACAGGAGAAGAATTTATAATAAAATAAAAAACAATTTATTAATAACATATACAGAAATGAAATATGAAGAAAAATATTTAACTAAAATAGAATTTGAAGATATTAAAAATAGAGTTAAAGATGGAATATATAGAGAAATATTAATAAATATAAAAGAATTAAAATATAAAAAAGCTAGAGATTTATTAGAAAAATATTTTATATTAGATAGTGGAACAGATAATAAAAGAGTTATTTTTGAAAAAATAGATATGTTTTTTCAGAGTTTCACGTGAAACATCATCAGGAGGTAAAGTGTATATATACTTGGAAAATAATTTTTTTATTCCATTAAATGAAATTATCGCAATTGTAGATTATGAAAAATTTACAGAGTCAGAAAATGGAAAAGATTTTTTTGAAATAAACAAAAAAAATATAATAAATATTTCAAAAAATAAAAAAAGTATGGTTATAACAGATACTTATTCTTATGTTAGTTCATATAGATTAAGAGCTTTATATTCAAGAGGTAAAGAGTTTGAAAGATTAAAAACAGGAAAAGTAAAATAAGTTAGGAATGTTATTTTTAAGCAGTTTATTAGAAAAAAGTATTTTGGAGGGAAATTATGACAAATTATACAGCAAAAGATATAACTGTACTTGAAGGATTAGAAGCTGTAAGAAAAAGACCAGGAATGTATATTGGATCTACGTCAATAAGAGGATTACATCATTTGGTTTATGAAATTGCAGATAATAGTGTGGATGAAGCATTAGCAGGATATTGTAATAAAATATCAATAAAAATATTAGAAGGTAATGTAATAGAGGTAGAGGATAATGGAAGAGGAATTCCAGTAGATATGCATCCAAAACATAAAAAATCAGCTCTTGAAATTGTAATGACAATATTACATGCTGGAGGAAAATTTGAACATAAAGGCTATAAAGTATCAGGAGGACTTCATGGAGTTGGAGTTTCTGTTGTTAACGCATTATCATCAACCTTGGAAATAGAAGTAAAAAGAGACGGGAAAATATGGTATCAAAAATATCATGAAGGAAAGCCAGAAGAACCTGTAAAAACTATAGGCGACACTAATAGAACAGGAACAAAAGTTAAATTTAAAGCAGATGACACAATTTTTGAAAGTTTGGAATATGAATTTGATGTGTTATCAAATAGATTAAAAGAATTAGCATATTTAAATAGAGGATTAAAAATATCTATAGAAGATCTTAGAGAAGGAAAAAAGAAAAAAGAAGTTTATGAATTTGAAGGTGGAGCTGTAGATTTTGTAAAAGAGGTAGTAAGTGGAGAAAAAACGATAATAACAAATCCTGTAAGTATGATAGGAGAAGAATCGGGAGTATATGTTGAAATAGTTTTAACATATATAGAAAATCAAAAAGAAACGCTTTATTCATTTGTTAATAATATAAACACTCATGAAGGCGGAACGCATGTAAGTGGATTTAAAACAGCTTTAACTAGAGTAATAAATGATATTGCAAGAACAACAGGATTATTAAAAGAAAAAGATAGTAATTTTGTAGGGAATGATGTAAGAGAAGGAATAGTTGCTATAATTAACACAAGAGTTCCGGAACCTCAATTTGAGGGACAAACAAAAACTAAATTAGGAAATTCAGAAGTTACAGGAATAGTATCTTCTATTATTACAAATAAATTAAAAGAGTATTTAGAAGATAATCCAACTGATGCAAAAGTGATTGTAGAAAAAATATTAATATCAAAACGAGCAAGAGAAGCAGCTAAAAAAGCAAGAGAATTAGTAATTAGAAAAAGTGCTTTAGAAGTGGGATCTCTTCCAGGAAAATTGTCTGATTGTTCTTCAAAAGTACCAGAAGAATGTGAAGTATTTATAGTGGAAGGAGATAGTGCGGGAGGTTCTGCAAAACAAGGAAGAGATAGAAGATTTCAAGCAATATTACCTCTTAGAGGAAAAATTTTAAATGTAGAAAAAGCAGGAATAAATAGAGCTTTGGAAAATACAGAAATTAGAGCAATGATTACTGCCTTTGGAACAAATATAGGTGATGAGATTGATTTAGAAAAATTGAGATATTATAAAATAATTATAATGACCGATGCCGATGTAGATGGAGCTCATATAAGAACTTTAATGCTTACTTTTTTCTATAGACATTTAAGAGAATTAATAGATGAGGGACATATTTATATTGCACAACCACCATTATATAAAGTTACTCAAGGGAAGAATTTTTCATATGCATATTCTGATGAAGAGTTGGAAGAGATAACTTCAGAACTTGGAGATAAAAAATATACTCTACAAAGATACAAAGGACTTGGAGAGATGAATCCTGAACAATTATGGAGTACAACAATGGATCCAGAAAGCAGAAGTTTATTAAAAGTAACATTAGAAGATGCAACTTATGCAGATAAATTGTTTAATGTATTAATGGGAGATAAAGTTGAACCAAGAAGAAAATTTATAGAAGAGCATGCAACATATGTTAAAAATTTGGATATTTAGGAACGGCTTAAAAATAACCTACTTATTTTGTTTTAAAATATGCAACGTATCAAGCATTTTTAAAACAAAATATTAGGAAATTAATTTTTTAAACGTTCTTTAGGAACGGCTTAAAAAGAAGCTACCTATTTTGTTTTAAAATACGCAATGTATCAAGCTAAGAACTGGGCTTGCCAACGGCAAGCCCCTACAGTATTAATTTGTTTTATAATGTAGAGGTTTTACCGTTGGCAAATCCGATATAAAATTATAAATTATCGTTAATTTGATGACATTGGGATTTAGATGAGGTCTGAAAGAAGATAGAATGAATATAAATAAAAAGCATAAGTTTTTTTATGAATTAATTTATGTTTTTTATTTAAGAGGAAAGTATAAATTTATTCAGAAAATAGGCTACACAGTTTTTTGAAACATGTGATTTTTCAAAGTAAATAAGAAAAATTAAATAATATTGAATTAATAAAAAATAGTAATGGTGAACAGCCGTTTACCATTACAGATGATATATTTTAGAGAGGGGATTTACAAATGGCAAAAGAGACTCAAATTTATATAGAGGACGAAATAAAAAATTCATACTTGGATTATTCAATGAGCGTAATAGTAAGTAGAGCTCTTCCAGATGTAAGAGATGGATTAAAGCCGGTACATAGAAGAATACTTTTTGCAATGAATGAAATGGGAATGTTTCACGAGAAACCTCACAAAAAAAGTGCAAGAATAGTCGGAGAAGTTTTAGGTAAGTATCACCCACATGGAGATACTGCTGTATATCTTACAATGGTAAGAATGGCACAAGATTTTAACTATAGATATATGTTAATTGATGGGCATGGAAATTTTGGTTCTGTTGATGGTGATAGTGCGGCAGCAATGAGATATACAGAAGCACGTATGTCAAAAATAACAAGAGAACTGTTATTAGATATAGATAAAAATACTATTGATTATAGAAAAAACTTTGATGACAGTTTAGATGAACCTATTGTTTTACCAGGAAAACTTCCAAATTTATTATTAAATGGAGCGGCAGGGATAGCTGTTGGAATGGCAACTAATATACCACCACATAATCTAGTTGAATTATCAGATGGAATTATTGCTACAATAGATAACAGAGATATAGAAGATGATGAATTAATCAAGATAGTAAAAGGGCCAGATTTTCCAACAGGTGGAATAATAAATGGAGTTTCTGGAATAATTAGTGCTTATAAAACTGGTCGTGGAAAAGTTAAAGTTCGTGGAAAAGTTAAAATAGAGGAGATAAGATCAGGAAAAGAAGCTATAATTATAAATGAACTACCTTACCAAGTAAATAAAGCTAGATTAATAGAAAAAATAGCTAATTTGGTAAAAGAGAAAAAAATATCTGGAATTACAGATTTAAGAGATGAATCTGATAGAGATGGAATAAGAATAGTAATAGAATTAAAAAAAGGTGAAATTTCAGAACTAATTTTAAATAAATTATATAAATATACAGAACTACAAAATACCTTTGGAATAATAATGTTAGCACTTGTAAATAATGTTCCTAAAGTATTAACTTTAAAACAAATATTAAATCATTATTTAGATCATAGATATGAAGTAGTAGTTAGAAGAACAAAATATGAACTTGAAAAAGCTGAAAAAAGAGCTCATATATTAGAAGGGTTTAGAAAGGCATTAGATAACATAAGTGAAATTATAAAAATTATAAGAGGTTCAAAAGATGCAGCAACTGCAAAAGAAAGTTTAATAAAAATTTTCGAATTTACTGAAATACAAGCAAAATCAATTTTGGATATGAGATTACAAAGATTAACAGGATTAGAAAGAGATAAAATAGAAACAGAATATAAAGAATTGTTAAAGGTTATAGATGAATTAAAATTCATACTAGGAAATGATTCAAAAGTATTTGAAATTATAAAAGATGAAGTTATAGAATTAAGAGATAAATATGGAGATAAAAGAAGAACAGAAATAAGAGCAGCAGCAGAAGATATACTTTTAGAAGATTTAATAAAAGATGAAGAAGTAATAGTTATGATGACAAATAAAGGATATATAAAAAGAATAGGATTAGATAAATATAAAGCTCAAAATAGAGGTGGAAAAGGTGTATCATCTCACAATGCGGCATCAGAAGATTTTGTGGAAAATATGTATTTGACTAAAAATTTAGATAGTTTATTAATTTTTACAAATAAAGGAAGAGCTTTAAGTTTAAAAGTATATGAAATACCAGAAAGTTCTAAAAAAGCAAGAGGAAAACTAATAAATAATTTAATAAACTTAACAACTAATGAAAAAGTAAAAGCAGTGTTAAAAGTAAGAGAATTTGAAGAAAATAAAAATATATTTTTTGCAACAAAATCTGGAGTAGTAAAAAAAGTTAGTTTAAATAAATTTAAAAAAATAAGTAAGGCAGGACTAATTGCAATAAATTTAAAAGAAAATGATAATTTGATATATGTTGGAGTGGCTAATGGAGATAATGACATATTTTTAGCAACTAAACAAGGGTATTCAATAAGATTTAATGAATCAGAAATAAGAAGTATGGGAAGAACAGCTACAGGAGTAAAAGGAATAAATTTAAGAAAAAATGATGAGGTAGTTTCTGGACTAGTAATAGAAAATCCAGAAGCAACAGTATTAACAGTAACTGAAAATGGAGCTGGAAAAAGAACGAAATTAAAAGGATATAGACTACAATCTAGAGGTGGAAAAGGATTAATAAATATGAAAATAAATCCAAAAACTGGAGATGTTGTAGAGGTAAAAGGTGTTACAGATAGTGATGAAATAATGTTGATTAGTTCTAATGGTATAGTAATAAGAACAGCAGCAGATACAATATCTACAACTGGTCGTTCAACACAAGGTGTAAGAGTTATGAAAGTTGATGAGAATGAAAAAGTTGTATCAGTAATAAAAAGACATAAAGACAAAGAGATAGAATCAGATATAGAAAGTGGAGAAGAAGAGTAATCTTCTTCTTTTTCTTTGTGGAAAACAAATTTTATAGTCGTGTTTTCCACAATTGTTAATAAAAAAGCCTATTTTTTCAAAAAGTTTTCCACTTTTCCTCATAGTTTCCCACAATTATATAATAATTTGAATTTTTTTAAGAAATAGAGTTATACACATAGGAGATAAATTAAAAAATTTTATTTTAAGTAAGGAACGTTTAAAAAATAATTTTTATATATTTTGTTATAAAAACGCTTGAAACGTTGCATACGTTGGGCGTAGTTTTTTATGTGGTTTTCATAAAAGAACCTTGAGCCTTTTAAAACAAAACAGGTAAGTTATTTTTAAGCCGTTCCTAAGTAGAAAAGTATAAATTTATTTTGAAAAATATGTAGTATTGTTGAAATATCCTAGATTGAGAAAATTTTCTTTTTATTAAAAACGGTATTTAGGTTACTTATAGAACATTATTTACGGTTTGCGTAGCATAAATTTGAAAAAAGTTATAAAATCCGAAAATAACCTTTGAATTTTTTTTGATTTTGTAGTATAATAATTGAAATTGGAAAATACTAAACTAAATGAGAGGTGAAAACATGGCAAAAGTAGTTTTAACAGATATGGAAAAAACATATCCAAATGGATTCAAAGCAGTACATGGGCACAATTTAGAAATAAAAGATGGAGAATTTATGGTATTTGTAGGGCCATCAGGTTGTGCAAAATCAACAACATTAAGAATGATAGCAGGATTAGAAGAGATAACAGGAGGAACAGTAGCAATAGGAGATATAATAGTAAATGAGTTGCCACCAAAAGATAGAGGGATAGCAATGGTGTTTCAAAATTATGCCTTGTATCCACATATGAACGTATATGATAATATGGCATTTGGGCTAAAATTAGCAAAAACACCAAAAGAAGAGATAGACAAAAGAGTAAAAGATGCAGCAGAAATATTAGGAATAACAGATCTATTAGATAGAAAACCAAAAGAGATGTCAGGAGGACAAAGACAAAGAGTAGCAGTAGGAAGAGCAATAGTAAGAGATCCAGAGGTATTTTTATTTGATGAACCATTATCAAACTTAGATGCTCAATTAAGAGTACATATGAGAGTAGAGATAACAAAATTACATAAGAGATTAGGAACAACAATGATATATGTAACTCATGATCAAGTAGAAGCAATGACAATGGGAGATAGAATATGTGTAATGGAGTTAGGAGTAATAAAACAAGTAGATACTCCATTAAATTTATATAATAAACCAGAAAATAAATTTGTAGCAGGATTTATAGGAAGTCCATCAATGAATATAGTAGAAGCAAAACTAGAAAAAGATGGAGATACAACATATGCGGTAACAGAACATATGAAATTAAGATTACCAAAAGAAAAAGCAGACAAAGTCCAAAGTCATATAGGAAAAGAAATATGGTTTGGGATAAGACCAGAACATATAGGAAGTCATGAAACACATCCAAACGAAAAAGATAATTATGTAAATTCAGAAATATATGTAGTAGAACAGATGGGAAATGAAGTATTTGTATATTTCACACCAGGAAAGAATCAATATATAGCAAGATTAGGAAGTGAAGGAGTAACAGTAAAATCAGGAGAAAAATATGAAATATGGTTTGATACAAGTAAATGTCATATATTTGACAAAGAGACAGAAGAAAATATAAGTTTATAAGAAAGGTGGTGGAATTTTTGTCTTCAAAATTTACTGAATTAATAGAAAGCATAAATATTTTTAATAAAATAGAAAGAAGTTCAGGTTATATGTGGTTAACAGGAGCTATTTTAAGTTTTATTGTTTTTATATATGGACTTGTTTTGTTAATAAAAGGAGTTATGTATGGAAATGGAGCAGGAACATATAAAATAGCGGGATTAAAATTAACAGCACCAGCAATGGGTTTTATCTTGATATTTATAGGATTAATAGTTTTATTTATAACAATAACACAAACAATTCATAATTCAAAAGAGGAATTTAAACGAAAATATAATAATTTAGGAACTGCATATGTATATACATCTCCAGCTATAATAGGAATGGTTGTATTAGTATTTTTTCCTTTAGTATTTGGAGTATGGGTAGCATTTACAAATTATAGAATAGATATACCATTGGCAAAGGCTAATTTTCCAACATTATCAAGATTTTTGGATGTTTTTACAAGTAAAAATAGTGATTTTAGAGATATATTTTTTACAAATATATGGTGGACAGTTATAAATATAGTTTTAGCAGTATCTTTAGGAGTTATGTTAGCATTAATATTGAATAGAGAAGATATGAAATTAAAAAAAGTGTATAGAACATTATTAGTTTTGCCTTGGGCAGTACCTAATTATGTAACAGCACTTATGTGGAAAGCGATGTTTCAAAAAGAATTTGGAGCAGTAAATCAAATATTATCGCCAATATATGCAATGCTGCATATGGACAATTTACAGTGGCTTTCGAAATCATTTATAAGTTTGAAATTTTTAGATCATATACCATATTTAGGGTCACTTCTAATAGATGCAATTGGATTAAAAGGATACCTTGTTTCTTTACCATTTATTGCAGTAGTAATAGTAAATGTATGGCTAGGATTTCCATTTATGATGATAGTGGCTTTAGGAGGGTTACAATCAATATCTAAAACTTTTTATGAAGCAGCAGAGATTGATGGAGCTACAAAATTTCAAATGTTTAAATTTATAACAGTACCACTACTAAAACCAACAATGATACCAGCTATAATATTAAGTATAATATGGACTTTTAATCAATTTAATGTAATTTATTTGATTACTACAAATGATAAAATGTCATTAT is a window from the Haliovirga abyssi genome containing:
- a CDS encoding carbohydrate ABC transporter permease; this translates as MSSKFTELIESINIFNKIERSSGYMWLTGAILSFIVFIYGLVLLIKGVMYGNGAGTYKIAGLKLTAPAMGFILIFIGLIVLFITITQTIHNSKEEFKRKYNNLGTAYVYTSPAIIGMVVLVFFPLVFGVWVAFTNYRIDIPLAKANFPTLSRFLDVFTSKNSDFRDIFFTNIWWTVINIVLAVSLGVMLALILNREDMKLKKVYRTLLVLPWAVPNYVTALMWKAMFQKEFGAVNQILSPIYAMLHMDNLQWLSKSFISLKFLDHIPYLGSLLIDAIGLKGYLVSLPFIAVVIVNVWLGFPFMMIVALGGLQSISKTFYEAAEIDGATKFQMFKFITVPLLKPTMIPAIILSIIWTFNQFNVIYLITTNDKMSLLVVSAYREAFEKGRYSYAAAYSVIIFIILAAYSIFTMKVSKATEEVY